A single region of the Pseudomonas mandelii genome encodes:
- a CDS encoding LuxR C-terminal-related transcriptional regulator, translated as MTAMTPCLDRSGFLPRLSSHHLSRDRLTGPLLASTSRVKLLCAPAGSGKTALLADCLLQAPPPCRVCWLPLSGIAMSTVDFRQRVAEALGLASAEEPAMLGALARLQAPTWLFLDDYCRVPNPELDQLLDRMLAVSSPALIWWLGARRRPQCNWPRLLLDDELYECERATLAFNQTEIASLLRHLTPADASTAASKIIQRSGGWCAGVRIALLQKCDWSRNDPHHSRPDTLLDYLEHELFSGLTPELTEAWRVLAHLPRFNARLCDHLFGAGEGAQCLKTLQDLGGFIEPWQDSADWLQIFSPLTQLMRDEQWPAGRSWHRRACQWFAAEQDWKAAFEQALLAEEFEVAVSLLQHFSFEHLFEEQTVVLLLRLYEQQGDALMYGSPQLVGLITAASLFAGRFEQAADCIEQLSRFIPQPSAILQRQLIARWQAQQGWLLHLQGRMDSSSAHFLDALNVLGPDLWPVRLMCLSGLTQQALLRCELEVAQAINRDALCLARAQGSLVFEGLLELDHAQLLEQRGAPQRADHLLANVQNMLTQQQRIAEPLLGRIALHRGRLSLCQGLDTQAVACFEAGLSICMRNHDKRVLYGFLGLAQVAANQRDYAQAFVYLRDAERLMQQRQIPDTVYRGVLLQISSQFWLQQGRPELAHEALSRVLRHYRGPHARQAPPATLMLIARIDYLLVLAKVDLHQAKDPLSHFAEALEQSQLAGMLALEVELLFGAAEVAWQNGDSVGARDWLRKGLNLSEHHGLRQALVELQLRKPDLLPVLDDGWDRSEKNLQVSEVNPLSQREVEVLKLIALGNSNQQIAEQLFISLHTVKTHARRIHGKLGVERRTQAVAKAKSVGLLD; from the coding sequence ATGACCGCCATGACCCCGTGTCTTGACCGTTCTGGATTCCTGCCCCGTCTGTCCTCTCATCACCTGTCGCGTGATCGATTGACCGGTCCCTTGTTAGCGTCCACGTCCCGGGTGAAATTACTCTGCGCGCCCGCCGGCAGTGGCAAGACTGCGCTGCTCGCCGACTGCCTTTTACAGGCGCCGCCGCCATGCCGGGTGTGCTGGTTGCCGTTATCTGGCATAGCGATGAGCACGGTGGATTTTCGTCAGCGAGTGGCAGAAGCGCTGGGGCTGGCTTCGGCAGAAGAGCCGGCGATGCTCGGTGCGCTGGCTCGATTGCAGGCGCCGACCTGGCTGTTTCTCGATGATTATTGCCGCGTTCCGAACCCGGAACTCGATCAACTGCTGGATCGCATGCTGGCCGTCAGCAGCCCGGCGCTGATCTGGTGGCTGGGTGCCCGCCGTCGCCCGCAATGCAACTGGCCGCGGTTGCTGCTCGATGATGAATTGTACGAATGCGAGCGCGCCACGCTGGCCTTCAATCAAACGGAGATTGCCTCGCTGTTGCGCCACCTGACACCGGCCGATGCCAGCACCGCTGCCAGCAAGATTATCCAGCGCAGTGGTGGCTGGTGCGCCGGTGTACGCATTGCGCTGCTGCAAAAATGCGACTGGTCGCGCAACGACCCGCATCACAGCCGACCTGACACATTGCTCGATTACCTCGAACACGAACTGTTTTCCGGCCTGACCCCGGAGTTGACGGAAGCCTGGCGGGTACTCGCGCATTTGCCACGCTTCAACGCTCGGCTGTGCGATCACCTGTTTGGCGCAGGGGAGGGCGCGCAATGCCTGAAGACGTTGCAGGATCTGGGGGGCTTTATCGAGCCCTGGCAGGACTCCGCCGACTGGCTGCAGATCTTCTCCCCACTCACGCAATTGATGCGCGATGAACAATGGCCGGCCGGACGTTCCTGGCATCGCCGTGCCTGTCAGTGGTTTGCCGCCGAGCAGGACTGGAAAGCTGCGTTCGAACAGGCCTTGCTGGCCGAAGAGTTCGAGGTCGCGGTCAGCCTGTTGCAGCATTTCAGTTTCGAGCATTTATTCGAGGAGCAGACCGTCGTGCTGTTGTTGCGGTTGTACGAGCAACAAGGTGACGCGCTGATGTACGGTTCGCCGCAACTGGTCGGGTTGATCACGGCGGCGTCGTTGTTTGCCGGGCGGTTTGAGCAAGCCGCCGATTGCATCGAGCAGTTGTCACGATTCATCCCGCAGCCCTCGGCGATTCTGCAGCGGCAACTGATCGCACGGTGGCAGGCGCAGCAGGGTTGGCTGCTGCATCTTCAAGGGCGGATGGACAGTTCAAGCGCGCATTTTCTCGATGCGCTGAATGTGCTCGGTCCTGACCTCTGGCCTGTGCGCTTGATGTGCCTGTCGGGTTTGACGCAACAGGCCCTGCTCAGGTGCGAGCTCGAAGTGGCACAAGCCATCAATCGCGATGCGTTGTGCCTGGCGCGTGCGCAAGGCTCGCTGGTTTTCGAAGGGCTGCTGGAACTTGATCATGCGCAATTGCTGGAGCAACGTGGTGCTCCTCAGCGAGCCGACCATTTGCTCGCCAACGTTCAGAACATGCTCACTCAACAGCAGCGGATTGCCGAACCCCTGCTGGGGCGAATTGCCTTGCACCGTGGGCGCTTGAGTTTATGCCAAGGCTTGGATACGCAGGCTGTTGCGTGTTTCGAAGCGGGGCTGTCTATCTGTATGCGCAACCACGACAAACGGGTGCTTTACGGTTTCCTCGGTTTGGCGCAGGTGGCGGCCAATCAGCGCGACTATGCCCAAGCATTTGTCTATCTTCGCGATGCCGAGCGCTTGATGCAGCAACGGCAGATTCCCGACACCGTTTACCGCGGTGTGCTATTGCAGATCAGCAGTCAATTTTGGCTACAGCAGGGGCGCCCGGAACTGGCCCATGAGGCGCTCAGTCGAGTACTGCGCCACTATCGTGGCCCGCATGCACGGCAGGCGCCTCCCGCGACCCTGATGTTGATCGCACGGATCGATTATCTGTTGGTGTTGGCAAAGGTCGACCTGCACCAGGCCAAAGACCCGCTGAGCCATTTCGCCGAGGCACTCGAACAATCGCAGCTCGCAGGCATGCTGGCGCTGGAGGTCGAATTGCTGTTCGGCGCAGCCGAAGTCGCGTGGCAGAACGGTGACAGCGTCGGTGCCCGAGATTGGTTGCGCAAAGGGTTGAATCTTTCTGAGCACCATGGGCTTCGCCAAGCGCTCGTTGAGTTGCAATTGCGAAAGCCTGATCTTCTGCCAGTACTGGATGATGGTTGGGATCGTTCGGAAAAAAATCTGCAGGTGAGTGAAGTCAATCCGCTCAGTCAGCGTGAAGTGGAGGTGCTCAAGCTGATTGCTCTGGGCAATTCGAATCAACAAATAGCCGAGCAGTTGTTTATCTCCTTGCATACGGTGAAAACACATGCACGGAGAATTCACGGGAAGTTGGGCGTGGAGCGCCGGACTCAGGCGGTTGCGAAAGCCAAGAGTGTCGGTTTATTGGATTGA
- a CDS encoding DUF1302 domain-containing protein translates to MTKTTMRAIFTPQALAAAVALGCCAQAQAVAFNIGEIEGTFDSSLSVGASWGMRDADRSLVGTVNGGTGQSSTGDDGRLNFKKGETFSKIFKGLHDLELKYGDTGVFVRGKYWYDFELKDEDREFKPISDSGRKEGAKSSGAQILDAFVYHNYSIADLPGTVRAGKQVVSWGESTFIGNSINSINPIDVSAFRRPGAEIKEGLIPVNMLFASQGLTDQLSVEGFYQLEWDQTVVDNCGTFFGNDVVADGCNNNYTVGSPAIAPLAPLASAFGQPLQVTREGLVVPRGGDRDARDSGQWGTALRWLGDDTEYGLYFMNYHSRTPTVGTTTAGLSTLASLPGMVSVANRLAPGSGAGLAQSVMLGRGQYYLEYPEDIRLYGASFSTTLPTGTAWSGEISYRPNAPVQVSTNDLTLALLNPIAGGAASPIATTPGADNKGYRRKEITQIQSTLTQFYDQVWGAQRLTLVGEAAVVHVGGLESRSNLRYGRDSVYGQYGFGGDTDGFVTSTSWGYRARAILDYANVIGGINLKPNLSWSHDVAGYGPNGLFNEGAKAVSVGVDADYRNTYTASLSYTDFFGGDYNTLEDRDFLALSFGVNF, encoded by the coding sequence ATGACAAAAACAACAATGCGCGCCATCTTCACACCGCAAGCGCTGGCCGCTGCGGTTGCCTTGGGCTGCTGTGCCCAGGCGCAGGCTGTTGCGTTCAACATTGGCGAAATCGAGGGTACGTTCGACTCCTCGCTGTCCGTCGGCGCGAGTTGGGGCATGCGCGATGCCGATAGATCTTTGGTGGGCACCGTCAATGGCGGGACCGGTCAGTCTTCGACCGGTGATGACGGCCGGCTGAACTTCAAGAAAGGCGAAACCTTCTCCAAGATCTTCAAGGGCCTGCACGACCTCGAATTGAAATACGGTGACACCGGCGTCTTCGTCCGTGGCAAGTACTGGTACGACTTCGAGCTGAAGGACGAAGACCGCGAGTTCAAGCCGATCAGCGACAGTGGCCGCAAGGAAGGCGCCAAGTCCTCCGGTGCGCAGATTCTCGATGCCTTCGTTTATCACAACTATTCCATCGCCGATCTGCCGGGCACCGTGCGTGCCGGCAAGCAGGTGGTGAGTTGGGGTGAAAGTACCTTCATCGGTAACTCGATCAACAGCATCAACCCGATTGACGTCTCAGCGTTCCGTCGGCCGGGCGCCGAGATCAAGGAAGGGCTGATTCCGGTGAACATGCTGTTCGCCTCCCAGGGCCTGACTGATCAGCTCTCGGTGGAAGGTTTCTATCAACTGGAGTGGGACCAGACCGTCGTCGACAACTGCGGCACCTTCTTCGGCAACGACGTGGTGGCGGATGGTTGCAACAACAATTACACCGTCGGCAGTCCGGCGATTGCACCCTTGGCGCCCTTGGCATCGGCTTTCGGTCAGCCACTCCAGGTGACCCGCGAGGGCCTGGTCGTTCCCCGGGGTGGCGACCGTGATGCGCGGGATTCCGGGCAGTGGGGCACAGCATTGCGCTGGCTCGGTGACGACACCGAGTACGGCCTGTATTTCATGAACTACCACAGCCGCACGCCGACGGTCGGCACCACCACGGCCGGCCTGTCGACACTGGCCAGCCTGCCGGGGATGGTGAGTGTGGCCAACCGTCTGGCGCCGGGCAGCGGTGCGGGACTGGCGCAAAGCGTGATGCTGGGGCGCGGTCAGTACTACCTCGAATACCCGGAAGACATTCGCCTTTACGGCGCAAGCTTCTCCACTACCTTGCCGACCGGCACCGCGTGGAGCGGCGAGATCAGCTATCGGCCGAATGCACCCGTGCAGGTCAGCACCAACGACCTGACCCTGGCCTTGCTCAACCCGATTGCCGGTGGCGCTGCATCACCGATCGCCACCACCCCGGGCGCTGACAACAAAGGCTATCGCCGCAAGGAAATCACGCAGATCCAGAGCACCCTCACGCAATTCTACGATCAAGTGTGGGGTGCCCAGCGCTTGACCCTGGTCGGCGAAGCGGCGGTGGTTCACGTCGGTGGCCTGGAGTCGCGCAGCAACCTGCGTTACGGCCGCGACTCGGTGTACGGCCAGTATGGTTTCGGCGGCGATACCGACGGTTTCGTCACCTCGACCTCCTGGGGCTACCGTGCCCGAGCGATCCTCGATTACGCCAACGTGATCGGCGGGATCAACCTCAAGCCCAACCTGTCCTGGTCCCATGACGTCGCGGGTTATGGCCCCAACGGGCTGTTCAACGAAGGCGCCAAGGCGGTCAGCGTCGGTGTCGATGCCGACTACCGCAACACCTATACCGCGAGCCTGAGTTACACCGATTTCTTCGGTGGTGACTACAACACCCTGGAAGACCGCGATTTCCTGGCACTGAGCTTCGGCGTGAACTTCTGA
- a CDS encoding LrgB family protein has translation MKLELMPMFWLAFTLSAYLFSRWIYRRTGRYLLSPLILVPALLLALAVPLHTAYSEYSSNTHWLMWVLGPVTVAFAVPIWQQRQMLMRYWSALLLGMLAGSAASIGTSFGLAKALALDSSVTMSLVPRSITTPFAMPLAHDLGGVPELTAVFVMFTGVFGAMLGGILLKWLPLRSALARGALFGVGAHGAGVSRAHEVGGEEGSVAGLVMVLTGLLNLFAAPLLAAVL, from the coding sequence ATGAAGCTTGAGCTGATGCCGATGTTCTGGCTGGCCTTCACGCTGTCGGCCTATTTATTCAGTCGCTGGATCTACCGGCGCACCGGGCGTTATCTGCTGTCGCCGCTGATTCTGGTTCCGGCGCTGCTGCTGGCCCTCGCTGTGCCGCTGCATACCGCGTACTCGGAGTATTCGAGCAACACCCATTGGCTGATGTGGGTGCTGGGGCCGGTGACCGTCGCGTTCGCCGTGCCGATCTGGCAACAGCGGCAGATGCTGATGCGGTATTGGTCGGCGTTGTTGCTCGGAATGCTGGCGGGCAGTGCGGCGTCCATCGGCACCTCGTTCGGTCTGGCCAAGGCGCTGGCGCTGGACAGTTCGGTGACGATGTCGCTGGTGCCACGCTCCATCACCACGCCGTTTGCCATGCCGCTGGCTCACGACCTCGGTGGCGTGCCGGAACTGACGGCGGTGTTCGTGATGTTCACTGGTGTGTTCGGGGCGATGCTCGGCGGCATTCTGCTGAAGTGGCTGCCGTTGCGCAGCGCCCTTGCGCGCGGTGCGTTGTTTGGCGTCGGCGCGCACGGTGCCGGTGTCAGTCGGGCCCATGAAGTGGGCGGTGAGGAAGGCTCGGTTGCGGGGCTTGTCATGGTTCTGACAGGGCTTTTGAACCTGTTTGCCGCCCCCTTGTTGGCGGCGGTCCTTTGA
- a CDS encoding bacteriocin immunity protein, whose product MSLFDLSDYTETEFLKFVSRICQSEYPTEKEQIDAVLLFEELTEHPDGSDLIYYADSDEESTPEAIVAKVKSWRNINGKPGFKPEE is encoded by the coding sequence ATGAGCCTCTTTGACCTCTCCGACTACACCGAAACAGAATTCCTTAAGTTCGTTTCCAGAATCTGCCAATCAGAATACCCGACAGAGAAGGAACAGATTGATGCAGTACTTTTGTTTGAAGAACTAACAGAGCACCCCGACGGCTCCGACTTGATTTACTACGCAGATTCAGACGAAGAATCAACACCCGAAGCTATCGTTGCGAAAGTTAAATCATGGCGAAACATAAATGGCAAACCAGGCTTCAAACCCGAAGAATAA
- a CDS encoding DUF1329 domain-containing protein, with the protein MRKMILQCGALALSLLAANVMAAVSPDEANKLGTSLTPLGAEKAGNADGSIPAWTGGLPKNAGAVDSKGFLADPFASEKPLFVITPANVDKYKDKLSEGQVAMFKRYPETYKIPVYPSHRTVAVPPEIYESAKRSALNVNSINDGNGLANFTGNRYYAFPIPKNGVEVLWNHITRYHGGNLRRIITQVTPQTNGSYTPIRFEEEIAVPQLMKDLDPEKAANVLTFFKQSVTAPARLAGNVLLVHETLDQVKEPRLAWIYNAGQRRVRRAPQVAYDGPGTAADGLRTSDNFDMFSGAPDRYDWKLVGKKEMYIPYNSYKLDSPSLKYDDIIKAGHINQDLTRYELHRVWEVIGTVKPNERHIYAKRHMYIDEDSWQVALVDHYDGRGQLWRVAEGHAQYYYDHQTQAYTLEALYDIIAGRYIALGMKNEEKHSFEFGFEAKAADYTPSALRAEGVR; encoded by the coding sequence ATGCGCAAGATGATTCTGCAATGCGGCGCCCTGGCCTTGAGCCTGCTGGCGGCCAACGTGATGGCGGCGGTGTCGCCGGACGAAGCGAACAAACTCGGTACTTCCCTCACGCCGCTCGGCGCCGAGAAGGCCGGTAACGCCGACGGTTCGATCCCGGCGTGGACCGGTGGCCTCCCGAAAAACGCCGGCGCGGTGGACAGCAAAGGCTTCCTGGCTGACCCGTTCGCCAGCGAAAAACCACTGTTCGTGATCACCCCCGCCAACGTCGACAAGTACAAGGACAAACTCTCGGAAGGCCAGGTGGCGATGTTCAAGCGCTACCCGGAAACGTACAAGATCCCGGTTTACCCGAGTCACCGCACCGTGGCCGTGCCACCGGAAATCTACGAGTCGGCCAAGCGCAGCGCGCTGAACGTGAACAGCATCAACGACGGTAACGGCCTGGCCAATTTCACCGGCAACCGCTACTACGCGTTCCCGATTCCGAAGAACGGCGTGGAAGTGTTGTGGAACCACATCACCCGTTATCACGGCGGTAACCTGCGACGCATCATTACCCAGGTGACGCCGCAGACCAACGGCAGCTACACGCCGATCCGCTTTGAGGAAGAGATCGCCGTTCCGCAATTGATGAAGGACCTGGACCCGGAAAAAGCCGCCAACGTGCTGACCTTTTTCAAGCAGTCGGTAACGGCGCCGGCGCGTCTGGCGGGGAACGTGCTGCTGGTGCACGAAACCCTCGATCAGGTGAAAGAACCGCGCCTGGCATGGATCTACAACGCCGGCCAACGTCGCGTGCGCCGCGCCCCGCAAGTCGCCTACGACGGGCCGGGCACTGCCGCTGACGGCCTGCGCACATCCGACAACTTCGACATGTTCTCCGGCGCGCCGGATCGCTATGACTGGAAACTGGTCGGCAAGAAGGAAATGTACATCCCCTACAACAGCTACAAACTCGACTCGCCAAGTCTCAAGTACGACGACATCATCAAGGCCGGCCACATCAACCAGGACCTGACCCGCTATGAGCTGCACCGGGTCTGGGAAGTGATCGGCACGGTCAAGCCGAACGAGCGGCACATTTACGCCAAACGCCACATGTACATCGACGAAGACAGCTGGCAAGTGGCGCTGGTGGATCACTATGACGGTCGCGGTCAACTGTGGCGAGTGGCCGAGGGTCACGCCCAGTATTACTACGATCACCAGACCCAGGCGTACACCCTGGAAGCGCTCTACGACATCATTGCCGGTCGATACATTGCGCTGGGGATGAAGAACGAAGAGAAGCACAGCTTTGAATTCGGCTTCGAAGCCAAGGCGGCGGACTACACGCCATCGGCGTTGCGTGCCGAGGGCGTCCGGTAA
- a CDS encoding SDR family oxidoreductase, translating to MNESVRFEDKVVIVTGAGGGLGRAHALLFAKQGAKVLVNDLGGSAQGEGANASAADRVVAEIREAGGIAEANHDSVTDGDKIVQHALDAFGRIDVVVNNAGILRDKTFHKMDDADWDLVYRVHVEGAYKVTRAAWPHMREQNYGRVIFTASTSGIYGNFGQSNYGMAKLGLYGLTRTLAIEGRKNNILVNAIAPTGGTRMTEGLIPPQVFEQLKPELVSPLVVYLASENCQETSGLFEVGGGWMGKVRWERSLGAGFDPRVGFSPEDVAAQWEQICDFEGAAHPKDNIEALKEMMGNLQRYSI from the coding sequence ATGAATGAGTCTGTGCGCTTCGAAGATAAAGTTGTGATCGTCACGGGGGCCGGCGGCGGCCTGGGCCGGGCTCACGCGCTGCTGTTCGCCAAACAGGGCGCTAAAGTGCTGGTCAATGATCTCGGCGGCTCGGCGCAAGGGGAAGGCGCCAACGCCTCGGCAGCCGACCGCGTAGTGGCGGAAATTCGTGAGGCGGGTGGCATCGCCGAAGCCAACCACGACTCCGTTACCGATGGCGACAAAATCGTACAGCATGCCCTCGACGCCTTCGGCCGCATTGATGTCGTGGTCAATAACGCCGGGATCCTGCGCGACAAGACCTTCCACAAAATGGACGACGCCGACTGGGACCTGGTTTACCGCGTCCACGTCGAAGGCGCCTACAAAGTCACCCGCGCCGCCTGGCCGCACATGCGCGAGCAGAACTATGGCCGGGTGATCTTCACCGCATCGACTTCGGGCATCTACGGCAATTTCGGCCAGTCCAACTACGGCATGGCCAAGCTTGGCCTCTACGGCCTGACCCGCACACTCGCCATCGAAGGTCGCAAGAACAACATCCTGGTCAATGCCATCGCGCCCACCGGCGGCACTCGCATGACCGAAGGCCTGATTCCGCCGCAAGTTTTCGAGCAACTCAAGCCGGAACTGGTGAGCCCGTTGGTGGTGTACCTGGCCAGTGAAAACTGCCAGGAAACGTCCGGGTTGTTCGAAGTCGGTGGCGGCTGGATGGGCAAGGTGCGCTGGGAACGTAGCCTGGGCGCCGGGTTTGATCCGCGGGTGGGCTTCTCGCCGGAGGATGTGGCGGCGCAGTGGGAGCAGATTTGTGATTTCGAAGGGGCGGCGCATCCGAAGGACAATATTGAGGCGCTTAAAGAGATGATGGGGAATTTGCAGAGGTATTCGATTTAA
- a CDS encoding CidA/LrgA family protein, which translates to MNSSIFKRLARLTAELAVLLGIYLLGCEIAAGLAWPIPGGVIGMALLLLAFAVGGIKPAALQMGAGLLMAEMLLFFIPALMSLLDYGSLMRDDGWRILLVIGVSTLMVMLVTAFTVEGVVRLRRSHEA; encoded by the coding sequence ATGAATTCATCCATCTTCAAACGCCTGGCTCGATTGACCGCTGAACTGGCCGTGCTGCTCGGCATCTACCTGCTCGGCTGCGAAATTGCCGCGGGGTTGGCTTGGCCGATCCCGGGTGGCGTCATCGGCATGGCGCTGTTGCTGCTGGCTTTCGCGGTTGGCGGGATCAAACCGGCGGCGTTGCAAATGGGGGCCGGCCTGTTGATGGCCGAGATGCTGCTGTTTTTTATTCCTGCGCTGATGAGCCTGCTCGATTACGGCAGCCTGATGCGCGACGACGGTTGGCGGATTCTGCTGGTGATCGGCGTGAGTACGCTGATGGTGATGCTGGTCACCGCGTTTACCGTGGAAGGGGTGGTGCGGTTGCGGAGGTCCCATGAAGCTTGA
- a CDS encoding alpha/beta fold hydrolase yields the protein MALAEIPLCVWRKRGQTFVFRGQTIHYWTAGQGEPLLLIHGFPTASWDWHYLWQPLAQRYRVIACDMLGFGDSAKPVNHEYSLLEQADLQQALLAHLNVEQPVHVLAHDYGDSVAQELLARHYETRVDIASCVFLNGGLFPETHRPVLMQKLLLSPLGWMIGRAFTRDGLVKSFRQIFGPHTRPTESEMDDFWGLIDSNHGPRIMHKLIAYIPERRVQRERWVSAMQRGEVPLRVIDGEVDPISGAHMVKRYRELVPNPDTVLLPDIGHYPQTEAPAQVLKHYQAFRDRLISPPRRAACS from the coding sequence ATGGCACTTGCCGAGATCCCCCTGTGTGTCTGGCGAAAGCGCGGCCAGACGTTCGTATTCCGTGGCCAGACCATCCATTACTGGACGGCGGGGCAGGGTGAGCCGTTGCTGCTCATCCATGGTTTCCCGACCGCCAGTTGGGACTGGCATTACTTGTGGCAACCGCTGGCGCAGCGCTATCGGGTAATTGCCTGCGACATGCTCGGCTTCGGCGACTCGGCCAAACCGGTCAACCATGAATACAGCCTGTTGGAGCAGGCCGATCTGCAACAGGCGCTGCTCGCGCACCTGAACGTCGAACAGCCGGTGCATGTGTTGGCCCACGATTATGGCGACAGCGTGGCTCAGGAACTGTTGGCCCGGCATTACGAGACGCGCGTCGATATCGCCAGTTGTGTTTTCCTCAACGGCGGCCTGTTTCCTGAAACCCATCGCCCGGTGTTGATGCAAAAACTGTTGCTCAGCCCCTTGGGCTGGATGATCGGGAGAGCTTTTACCCGCGACGGACTGGTGAAAAGTTTCCGGCAGATATTTGGTCCGCACACTCGACCCACCGAAAGCGAGATGGACGATTTCTGGGGCCTGATCGACAGCAATCACGGCCCGCGAATCATGCATAAGCTCATCGCTTATATTCCTGAGCGGCGTGTTCAGCGCGAGCGTTGGGTCAGCGCCATGCAGCGTGGCGAGGTTCCGCTGCGGGTCATCGATGGTGAAGTCGATCCGATTTCCGGCGCGCACATGGTCAAGCGCTATCGGGAACTGGTCCCCAACCCGGACACGGTGCTGCTGCCTGATATTGGCCATTACCCGCAGACTGAAGCGCCGGCGCAGGTGCTCAAGCATTATCAGGCGTTTCGGGATCGGCTGATTTCTCCGCCGCGCAGGGCGGCCTGTTCCTGA
- a CDS encoding class II aldolase/adducin family protein, translated as MKVAPVQSPQSVKDQVSAAEWQTRVDLAACYRLVASHGWDDLIFTHISAKVPGTEDFLINPFGLMFHEITASSLVKVDQAGNKLMDSPYEINPAGYTIHSAVHEVRHDVVCVLHTHTAAGVAVSAQKQGILPISQQSLFVLSSLAYHAYEGVALNHEEKARLQADLGENNFLMLHNHGLLTCGSTIADTFLMMFTFQRACDIQVLAQNGGAELIAIEPQILAGAKAMIAGVTKSAQGMGGALAWPALLRKLDQLDPGYKF; from the coding sequence GTGAAAGTTGCTCCCGTCCAATCCCCCCAGAGTGTCAAAGACCAGGTCAGTGCCGCCGAGTGGCAGACCCGCGTCGACCTGGCGGCCTGTTATCGTCTGGTGGCCTCCCATGGTTGGGACGATCTGATCTTTACGCATATCTCGGCCAAGGTGCCGGGCACCGAAGATTTCCTGATCAACCCGTTCGGGCTGATGTTTCACGAGATCACTGCGTCGAGTCTGGTCAAGGTCGATCAGGCCGGCAACAAGCTGATGGACAGCCCTTACGAAATCAACCCGGCGGGTTACACCATTCACAGCGCCGTGCATGAAGTGCGTCACGATGTGGTGTGCGTGTTGCACACTCACACCGCTGCGGGTGTGGCGGTGTCGGCACAGAAGCAGGGCATTCTGCCGATCAGTCAGCAGTCATTGTTTGTGCTGTCCAGCCTTGCGTATCACGCCTACGAAGGCGTTGCCCTGAACCATGAAGAGAAGGCGCGCCTGCAAGCCGACCTGGGTGAAAACAATTTCCTGATGCTGCACAACCACGGCCTGCTGACCTGTGGCAGCACCATCGCCGACACGTTCCTGATGATGTTCACCTTTCAGCGCGCCTGCGATATCCAGGTGCTGGCGCAGAATGGTGGCGCCGAGCTGATTGCTATCGAGCCGCAGATTCTGGCGGGCGCCAAGGCAATGATTGCCGGCGTGACCAAAAGTGCTCAAGGGATGGGCGGCGCGTTGGCCTGGCCGGCGTTGCTGCGCAAACTCGATCAACTAGACCCGGGTTATAAATTCTAA
- a CDS encoding LysR family transcriptional regulator: MEFKQLRSFVEVMHQGGFTQAAKTLHISQSAVSKQVAQLEQSLGTPLLERLGSQLRLTAAGSVVLQRAEGMLRLRNELLSELDDLSQLARGELRLGLPLLGSDALFAGLFAEYRRRYPNISIQLLEGGSLNIEQAVLSGELELGGSLLPKDPQFAFQPFCDEPLDALLPADHPLATKTVIGLEELADTPFLLYQRSFVLNDRLLQACHQLGFTPKEGGRSGQADFLAALVAAGQGVVLLPSVVARGLVRPGVVRLTLNAPDSLRWDIAFIWRQGAYLSKAAQAWLALLRERPVSSAAP; this comes from the coding sequence ATGGAATTCAAGCAGCTACGCAGCTTCGTCGAAGTGATGCACCAAGGGGGTTTCACCCAAGCCGCCAAGACTCTGCACATCAGCCAATCAGCGGTGAGCAAGCAGGTCGCTCAGCTGGAACAAAGTCTGGGCACACCGTTGCTCGAACGTTTGGGGTCGCAGCTGCGCCTGACCGCCGCCGGCAGCGTGGTGCTGCAACGGGCCGAAGGCATGCTGCGGCTGCGCAACGAGTTGCTCAGTGAGTTGGACGATTTGAGCCAACTGGCTCGCGGGGAATTGCGTCTGGGACTGCCGCTGCTGGGCAGTGACGCGCTGTTCGCCGGGCTGTTTGCCGAGTACCGGCGGCGCTACCCGAACATCAGCATTCAGTTACTGGAGGGCGGTAGCCTGAACATCGAACAGGCGGTGTTGAGTGGTGAGCTCGAACTCGGTGGCAGTCTGTTGCCGAAGGATCCGCAGTTCGCCTTTCAGCCTTTCTGCGATGAGCCGCTGGATGCGCTGCTGCCCGCCGATCATCCGTTGGCGACCAAGACAGTGATCGGACTGGAGGAATTGGCCGATACGCCGTTTCTGCTGTATCAGCGCAGCTTCGTGCTCAACGACCGGTTGCTGCAGGCTTGTCATCAGCTAGGGTTCACACCCAAGGAAGGTGGGCGCAGCGGCCAGGCGGATTTTCTTGCCGCACTGGTGGCCGCCGGCCAAGGCGTGGTGCTGCTGCCCAGCGTGGTGGCGCGTGGGCTGGTGCGGCCAGGCGTGGTGCGCCTGACCTTGAATGCCCCGGATTCGTTACGCTGGGACATTGCCTTTATCTGGCGGCAGGGGGCGTACTTGTCGAAGGCTGCACAAGCCTGGCTTGCCCTGCTGCGCGAGCGGCCGGTCAGCTCCGCAGCACCCTGA